A DNA window from Pseudomonas sp. GD03919 contains the following coding sequences:
- a CDS encoding Na+/H+ antiporter subunit G, which yields MPFWLELLISACLILGSLFALVGAIGLYRLPDFFTRLHGPTKATTLGVGGTLIASMLFFAHHTGSLSLHELLITLFLFITAPVSAHILSKAAMQQKVELTERTHGQPWDDDH from the coding sequence ATGCCTTTCTGGCTGGAACTGTTGATTTCCGCCTGCCTGATCCTCGGCAGCCTGTTCGCCCTGGTCGGTGCCATCGGGCTGTATCGACTGCCGGATTTCTTCACCCGCCTGCACGGCCCGACCAAGGCCACCACGCTGGGTGTCGGCGGTACCCTGATCGCCTCGATGCTGTTCTTTGCGCACCATACCGGCAGCCTCAGCCTGCATGAGTTGCTGATCACCCTGTTCCTGTTCATCACCGCACCGGTCAGCGCACATATCCTGTCCAAGGCGGCGATGCAGCAGAAGGTCGAGCTGACCGAGCGTACTCATGGCCAGCCGTGGGACGATGATCACTGA
- a CDS encoding monovalent cation/H+ antiporter subunit D, which yields MSHAIILPILLPLFIGALLLVGHSWSRTLKRGISLVGCLALLPVCAYLVVLAGTGQLQVYALGNWAPPFGIMLLLDRFNAALLLLTAVLACLALIYACRGDDERGPNFHALFQFQLLGINGAFLTADLFNLFVFFEILLIASYALLLHGNRANQVRAGVHYVVLNLLGSSFFLIGVSLLYGLTGTLNMPDLAVRVASAEVADAPLIKAAAYLLLIVFGLKAAVLPLCFWLPRAYAAAPASVAALFAIMTKVGFYAIVRVFTLVFGEQAGPLANLGHELLWWLALPTIAFGVIGALGARQLQALLAYLVVISVGTLMVGFAIGNVAALSAALYYLLHSTLISAALFLLAGLVVAQRDSAGGDLQQERVLRQPLVLGSLFFFASISVAGLPPFSGFLGKMLLLRAAEPGWQAWSLWPVVLIGGLLTLVALSRAGTSLFWLGHGADAAPAKAEPADRVSLLAALGLLLASPLLMVAAAPIMTYLEAAAAQLLDLQPYLSIIAGGAA from the coding sequence ATGAGTCACGCCATCATCCTTCCCATTCTGCTGCCGTTGTTCATTGGGGCGTTGTTGCTGGTTGGCCACAGTTGGTCGCGTACGCTCAAACGCGGCATTTCCCTGGTGGGCTGCTTGGCCTTGCTGCCGGTTTGTGCCTATCTGGTGGTGCTGGCCGGAACCGGACAGTTACAGGTCTACGCCCTGGGTAATTGGGCGCCACCGTTCGGCATCATGCTGCTGCTCGACCGTTTCAACGCCGCATTGCTGCTGCTCACCGCGGTGCTGGCCTGCTTGGCGCTGATCTATGCCTGCCGTGGCGACGATGAGCGTGGGCCGAACTTCCATGCGCTGTTTCAGTTTCAGTTGTTGGGTATCAATGGTGCGTTCCTCACCGCTGACCTGTTCAACTTGTTCGTGTTCTTCGAGATCCTGCTGATCGCCTCCTATGCGTTGCTGCTGCATGGCAATCGCGCCAATCAGGTGCGGGCCGGCGTGCATTACGTGGTGCTCAACCTGCTGGGTTCGTCGTTCTTCCTGATCGGCGTCAGCCTGCTGTATGGCCTGACCGGCACCCTGAACATGCCGGATCTGGCTGTACGCGTGGCCAGTGCCGAGGTTGCCGATGCGCCGCTGATCAAGGCGGCCGCCTACCTGCTGCTGATCGTCTTCGGCCTCAAGGCTGCGGTGCTGCCGCTGTGCTTCTGGCTGCCGCGTGCCTATGCTGCGGCGCCTGCTTCGGTCGCCGCGTTGTTCGCGATCATGACCAAGGTGGGCTTCTATGCCATCGTCCGCGTGTTCACCCTGGTGTTCGGCGAACAGGCCGGGCCGCTGGCCAATCTTGGTCATGAGCTGCTCTGGTGGCTGGCGTTGCCGACCATTGCCTTCGGTGTGATCGGTGCCCTTGGGGCGCGTCAACTGCAGGCGCTGCTGGCCTATCTGGTGGTGATTTCGGTGGGTACGCTGATGGTGGGGTTTGCCATCGGCAATGTCGCGGCCCTGAGTGCGGCGCTTTACTACCTGCTGCACAGCACGCTCATCAGTGCGGCGTTGTTCCTCCTGGCCGGCCTGGTGGTCGCTCAGCGTGACAGTGCCGGTGGCGATCTGCAGCAGGAACGTGTACTGCGTCAGCCACTGGTGCTGGGCAGCCTGTTCTTCTTTGCCTCGATTTCCGTGGCCGGGCTGCCGCCATTCTCCGGCTTCCTCGGCAAGATGCTGTTGCTACGCGCAGCCGAGCCCGGCTGGCAGGCCTGGAGTCTGTGGCCCGTGGTGCTGATCGGCGGGCTGTTGACGCTGGTGGCGCTTAGCCGCGCCGGCACCAGCCTGTTCTGGCTGGGCCATGGCGCCGACGCGGCACCTGCGAAAGCCGAACCGGCTGACCGCGTCAGCCTGCTGGCTGCGCTGGGCTTGCTGCTGGCCAGTCCACTGTTGATGGTCGCTGCGGCGCCGATCATGACCTACCTGGAGGCTGCTGCTGCGCAATTGCTCGATCTGCAACCCTATCTGTCGATCATTGCCGGAGGTGCGGCATGA
- a CDS encoding RluA family pseudouridine synthase → MPSPAMRPSTLHLPQGDWATVLDCLCDHFPAIDRTTWLQRMARGRVLDADGAAIDATHPYQVGLKVRYFREVPNETPIPFVEQVLWQDEHLLVADKPHFLPVMPAGEYVEQTLLVRLIKRTGNPDLVPIHRIDRLTAGLVLFSVNPGSRGQYQALFRQRAVEKRYEAIAPALAQLQFPYLHRSRMVDGEPFFRMQEVVGEANSETRIEVLERRGELWRYQLSPVTGRKHQLRVHLAGLGAPIVGDDFYPQLLESRNQPDDYSKPLKLLARGLCFVDPLSGQVREFESQLQLQW, encoded by the coding sequence ATGCCCAGCCCTGCCATGCGGCCCAGCACCCTTCACCTGCCACAGGGCGATTGGGCGACGGTACTCGATTGTCTGTGCGATCACTTTCCTGCCATTGATCGCACCACCTGGCTGCAGCGTATGGCGCGCGGCCGGGTGCTGGATGCTGACGGTGCGGCCATCGATGCCACGCATCCCTACCAGGTCGGGCTCAAGGTGCGCTATTTCCGTGAAGTGCCGAACGAGACACCGATTCCTTTCGTCGAGCAGGTGCTCTGGCAAGACGAGCACCTGCTGGTCGCCGACAAACCGCACTTTCTGCCGGTGATGCCGGCCGGTGAGTACGTCGAGCAAACGCTGCTGGTGCGGCTGATCAAGCGTACCGGCAACCCCGATCTGGTGCCGATCCACCGCATCGACCGGCTGACCGCCGGGCTGGTGCTGTTTTCAGTCAACCCTGGCAGTCGCGGCCAGTATCAGGCGTTGTTTCGCCAGCGCGCGGTGGAAAAACGCTACGAGGCCATCGCACCGGCATTAGCGCAGTTGCAGTTTCCCTACCTGCACCGTTCGCGCATGGTCGATGGCGAGCCGTTCTTTCGCATGCAGGAGGTTGTCGGCGAGGCCAACAGTGAAACACGCATCGAGGTGCTGGAACGACGCGGTGAACTGTGGCGCTATCAATTGTCGCCAGTGACCGGGCGCAAGCATCAGTTGCGCGTGCATCTGGCCGGGCTTGGCGCACCTATCGTTGGCGATGACTTCTATCCGCAGTTGCTGGAGTCGCGCAATCAGCCGGATGACTACAGCAAGCCGCTCAAGCTGCTGGCGCGGGGTTTGTGCTTTGTCGATCCGCTGAGTGGTCAGGTGCGCGAGTTCGAGAGTCAATTGCAGTTGCAGTGGTAG
- a CDS encoding NAD(P)/FAD-dependent oxidoreductase produces MLRLTELKLPLDHADEALRPAIVQRLGIADADLLAFSVFKRSYDARKKYGDMPFIYTIDCEVKDEAALLARLSDDKHVGPAPDITYKPVGQAEAPLDERPIVVGFGPCGIFAALILAQAGLRPIVLERGKEVRQRTKDTWGLWRKNVLDPTSNVQFGEGGAGTFSDGKLYSQIKDPNHYGRKVLEEFVKAGAPDEILYVSKPHIGTFRLTGVVATMREEIKALGGEVRFQQRVSDLLMEDGQLTGVALESGEQLNSRHVILALGHSSRDTFRMLHARGVYLEAKPFSVGFRIEHPQSLIDRARLGKYAGHPKLGAADYKLVHHASNGRSVYSFCMCPGGTVVAATSEPERVVTNGMSQYSRNERNANAGIVVGITPEQDYPGGPLAGVELQERLESHAYVLGGRNYEAPGQLVGDFIKGTPSTALGEVQPSYKPGVKLGDLAPSLPDFAIEAIREALPAFGKQIKGFDLADAVLTGIETRTSSPVRITRGDDLQSLNLKGLYPAGEGAGYAGGILSAGVDGIRVAEAVAKDMLGLNR; encoded by the coding sequence ATGCTTCGCCTGACCGAACTGAAACTGCCCCTCGACCATGCCGACGAGGCCCTGCGCCCAGCCATCGTCCAGCGCCTGGGTATCGCCGATGCCGACCTGCTGGCCTTCAGCGTGTTCAAGCGCAGCTACGATGCACGGAAGAAGTACGGCGATATGCCGTTTATCTACACCATCGATTGCGAAGTAAAGGACGAAGCGGCGCTGCTGGCGCGCCTGAGCGACGACAAGCACGTCGGCCCGGCGCCGGACATCACCTACAAGCCGGTTGGCCAGGCCGAGGCGCCGCTGGATGAGCGCCCCATCGTGGTCGGTTTCGGCCCCTGCGGCATCTTCGCCGCGCTGATCCTGGCCCAGGCCGGCCTGCGCCCCATCGTCCTGGAGCGCGGCAAGGAAGTACGCCAGCGCACCAAGGACACCTGGGGTCTGTGGCGCAAGAACGTGCTCGACCCGACCTCCAACGTGCAGTTCGGCGAAGGCGGTGCGGGCACATTCTCCGACGGCAAGCTGTACAGTCAGATCAAGGACCCCAACCACTATGGGCGCAAGGTGCTGGAAGAGTTCGTCAAGGCCGGCGCACCGGACGAGATTCTCTACGTCAGCAAGCCACATATCGGTACCTTCCGCCTGACCGGCGTAGTCGCCACCATGCGCGAAGAGATCAAGGCCCTCGGTGGTGAGGTGCGCTTCCAGCAGCGCGTCAGCGACCTGCTCATGGAAGACGGCCAGCTCACTGGCGTGGCACTGGAAAGCGGCGAGCAGCTCAACAGCCGCCACGTGATCCTTGCCCTCGGCCACAGTTCGCGCGACACCTTCCGCATGCTGCATGCCCGTGGCGTGTACCTGGAGGCCAAGCCCTTCTCGGTCGGTTTCCGTATCGAACATCCGCAATCGCTGATCGACCGCGCGCGCCTGGGCAAGTACGCCGGCCATCCGAAGCTCGGCGCCGCCGACTACAAGCTGGTGCACCACGCCAGCAACGGACGTTCGGTGTACAGCTTCTGCATGTGTCCGGGCGGCACCGTGGTGGCCGCCACCTCCGAACCGGAGCGTGTAGTGACCAACGGCATGAGTCAGTATTCGCGCAACGAGCGCAACGCCAACGCCGGCATCGTCGTCGGCATCACCCCCGAGCAGGACTATCCGGGCGGCCCGCTGGCCGGCGTGGAGCTACAGGAGCGTCTGGAATCGCACGCCTACGTGCTCGGCGGGCGCAACTACGAGGCGCCCGGGCAACTGGTTGGCGACTTTATCAAGGGCACGCCTTCCACCGCTCTGGGCGAGGTACAGCCGTCCTACAAGCCAGGGGTAAAGCTGGGTGATCTGGCGCCGTCGCTGCCGGACTTCGCCATCGAAGCCATTCGCGAGGCGCTGCCGGCCTTCGGCAAGCAGATCAAGGGCTTCGACCTGGCCGATGCGGTACTTACCGGCATCGAGACGCGCACCTCCTCACCGGTACGCATCACCCGTGGCGACGACCTGCAGAGTCTGAACCTCAAGGGTTTGTACCCGGCAGGTGAAGGCGCCGGTTATGCCGGCGGCATTCTTTCAGCCGGGGTCGATGGCATTCGCGTGGCTGAGGCGGTGGCCAAGGATATGCTCGGGTTGAATCGCTAA
- a CDS encoding monovalent cation/H+ antiporter subunit A produces MALALIVALPFLGLFLPVLADRLGRSACAAAAAIAPVAALILLFNHQSAVFAGEVLRVKLEWLPHLGLNLSLRLDGLGFLFALLILGIGLLVILYARYYLAKTEPMGRFFAFLLLFMGAMLGVVLSENLLLMLMFWELTSLSSFLLIGFWGSRSEARKGARMALAITGGGGLALLAGILLIGHIAGSFELSQVLAAGYAIRAHELYPLALVLVLLGVFTKSAQFPFHFWLPHAMAAPTPVSAYLHSATMVKAGVFLLARLYPALAGSDWWFYMVSMTGLATLLVGAVMALFQHDLKGLLAYSTISHLGLITLLFGLDTQLAAVAAVFHIINHATFKASLFMAAGIIDHETGSRDMRRINGLWKYMPHTAVLAMVAASAMAGVPLLNGFLSKEMFFTETLHQHLLGGFNWVIPAAATLAGVFSVAYSLRFIHDVFFNGEPIDLPKYPPHEPPRYMKVPVEVLVFLCLLVGVLPAYTVAPLLAAAAASTLGGALPEYSLAIWHGFNLPLLMSFVALFGGILVYTCRKPLFRWYEGLPNLDAKDAFDQVVRYMTRLSVRITVLLESGSQQRYLAWMLGSALTLMVIALSPLEQLAGSVAMTPLDPMTVTGMLILMVTAVLTVVFHRRRLVALMILSAAGLMVALAFARFSAPDLALTQLSVEVVTIILLILCLYFMTDRTPAESSSLRGLRDLTLALGSGTMVAMLTYAVLTRPYQSISSFFLENSVSGGGGTNVVNVILVDFRGFDTLGEITVLAIAAIGIYALLYGLHLPHPSHDKNGRPWSTDAHPMILDNLARAMLPMALLISAFIFLRGHNLPGGGFIAGLITSVALILQYISHGVTWTQQRLKFSYHATAGWGVLIAGLTGLGSWAFGSPFLTSAFGHFHIPLIGEIELATAILFDLGVFLAVVGATLLILSNIGHVSQDESCKEVI; encoded by the coding sequence ATGGCGCTAGCGTTGATTGTCGCCTTGCCATTTCTGGGGCTGTTTCTACCCGTGCTGGCTGATCGCCTGGGCCGTTCCGCCTGCGCGGCGGCAGCGGCCATAGCGCCCGTTGCGGCGCTGATCCTGTTGTTCAACCACCAGTCAGCGGTGTTTGCCGGTGAAGTGCTGCGGGTCAAGCTGGAGTGGTTGCCGCATCTTGGCCTGAACCTCAGCCTGCGCCTCGACGGCCTGGGTTTCCTATTCGCCTTGCTGATTCTCGGCATCGGTCTGCTGGTGATCCTCTACGCCCGTTATTACCTGGCCAAGACCGAGCCAATGGGGCGCTTCTTCGCTTTCCTGCTGCTGTTCATGGGCGCCATGCTCGGCGTGGTGCTCTCGGAAAACCTGCTGCTGATGCTGATGTTCTGGGAGCTGACCAGCCTGTCGTCGTTCCTGCTGATCGGCTTCTGGGGTTCGCGCTCCGAGGCCCGCAAGGGCGCGCGCATGGCGTTGGCGATCACCGGCGGCGGTGGTCTGGCGCTGCTTGCCGGCATCCTGCTGATCGGTCATATCGCCGGCAGCTTCGAGCTGTCGCAGGTGCTGGCGGCTGGTTACGCGATTCGCGCACATGAGTTGTATCCGCTGGCGCTGGTACTGGTGCTGCTGGGTGTGTTCACCAAGTCGGCGCAGTTCCCCTTCCACTTCTGGCTGCCCCATGCGATGGCAGCGCCAACGCCGGTTTCGGCCTATCTGCACTCGGCAACCATGGTCAAGGCCGGGGTGTTTTTGCTGGCGCGCCTGTATCCGGCGCTGGCCGGCTCCGATTGGTGGTTCTACATGGTCAGCATGACCGGCTTGGCCACCTTGCTGGTCGGTGCGGTCATGGCACTGTTCCAGCATGACCTCAAAGGCTTGCTGGCGTACTCGACCATCAGCCACCTGGGCCTGATCACGTTGCTGTTCGGTCTCGATACCCAGTTGGCTGCTGTGGCGGCGGTGTTCCACATCATCAACCATGCCACTTTCAAGGCCTCGCTGTTCATGGCTGCGGGCATCATCGATCACGAAACCGGCAGCCGCGACATGCGGCGAATAAACGGCTTGTGGAAGTACATGCCACATACGGCCGTGCTGGCGATGGTGGCGGCTTCGGCGATGGCCGGCGTGCCGCTGCTCAATGGCTTTTTGAGCAAGGAGATGTTCTTCACCGAAACCCTGCACCAGCACCTGCTGGGCGGCTTCAACTGGGTGATTCCGGCAGCGGCAACCCTGGCCGGTGTGTTCTCGGTGGCCTACTCGCTGCGCTTCATCCATGACGTATTCTTCAACGGCGAGCCGATCGACCTGCCCAAGTACCCGCCCCACGAGCCACCGCGTTACATGAAAGTGCCGGTGGAGGTGCTGGTCTTCCTCTGCCTGCTGGTCGGTGTCCTGCCGGCTTATACCGTGGCGCCGTTGCTGGCGGCTGCTGCCGCTTCGACGCTGGGCGGCGCGCTGCCGGAGTACAGCCTGGCCATCTGGCATGGCTTCAACCTGCCGTTGCTGATGAGCTTCGTAGCCCTGTTTGGCGGCATTCTCGTCTACACCTGCCGCAAGCCATTGTTCCGCTGGTACGAGGGGCTGCCCAACCTCGATGCCAAGGATGCCTTCGATCAGGTGGTGCGTTACATGACGCGCCTGTCCGTGCGCATCACTGTGCTGCTGGAAAGCGGCTCGCAGCAGCGCTATCTGGCCTGGATGCTCGGCAGTGCATTGACCCTGATGGTGATTGCCCTGTCGCCGCTGGAGCAGTTGGCCGGTAGCGTGGCGATGACCCCGCTCGATCCGATGACCGTCACCGGCATGCTGATTTTGATGGTCACCGCCGTACTCACTGTGGTCTTCCATCGTCGTCGCCTGGTGGCGCTGATGATCCTCAGTGCTGCCGGCCTGATGGTGGCATTGGCCTTCGCCCGTTTCTCGGCGCCGGATCTGGCACTGACCCAGTTGTCGGTGGAGGTGGTGACCATCATCCTGTTGATACTTTGCCTGTACTTCATGACCGACCGTACCCCGGCGGAGTCGAGCAGCCTGCGTGGTCTGCGTGATCTGACCCTGGCGTTGGGCAGCGGTACCATGGTGGCGATGCTGACCTATGCGGTGCTGACCCGTCCCTATCAGAGCATTTCGTCGTTCTTCCTCGAGAACAGCGTCTCTGGTGGCGGTGGCACCAATGTGGTCAATGTGATCCTGGTGGACTTCCGTGGTTTCGATACCCTGGGTGAGATCACCGTGCTGGCGATTGCTGCCATTGGTATCTACGCGCTGCTGTATGGTTTGCACCTGCCACATCCGAGCCACGACAAGAACGGGCGGCCGTGGTCGACCGATGCGCATCCGATGATCCTCGACAACCTGGCGCGCGCCATGCTGCCGATGGCGTTGCTGATTTCGGCGTTCATCTTCCTGCGTGGGCACAACCTGCCGGGCGGCGGCTTCATCGCTGGCTTGATCACCTCGGTGGCGCTGATTCTGCAGTACATCTCCCATGGTGTGACCTGGACGCAGCAGCGCCTGAAGTTCAGCTATCACGCCACCGCCGGTTGGGGTGTGCTGATTGCCGGCCTGACTGGTCTGGGCAGTTGGGCCTTTGGCTCGCCGTTCCTCACCTCGGCGTTCGGCCATTTCCATATTCCGCTGATCGGCGAAATCGAACTGGCTACTGCCATTCTCTTCGATCTCGGGGTGTTCCTGGCCGTTGTCGGCGCCACTCTGTTGATTCTTTCCAATATCGGCCATGTCAGTCAGGACGAGTCGTGCAAGGAGGTCATCTGA
- a CDS encoding glycerate kinase: MKIVIAPDSFKESLSAPDVAAAIARGWQQVFPEAECLLRPMADGGEGTVDAVLAAVGGERRECEVRGPMGAPVKAHWGWLGQGTAVIEMAAASGLHWVPCEQRDARLASSFGTGELIREALDAGARRIILGLGGSATNDAGMGLLQALGMRFLDARGHELAPGGAALTNLDRLDLSSLDARLSDVQVEVAADVDNPLCGPHGASAVFGPQKGATPEHVVQLDAALGRFAAVVASALGEDHAEFPGVGAAGGLGFAARVFLKASFRPGIELVAELSGLAAAMANADLVITGEGRMDAQTLHGKTPVGVARVARAAGVPVIALSGSLGDNYQALYEAGIEAAFSLAPGPLSLEQAMAGAAAELQARTTDIARLWRLARA; encoded by the coding sequence ATGAAAATCGTCATTGCTCCTGATTCCTTCAAGGAGAGCCTTAGCGCGCCCGACGTGGCCGCTGCCATCGCCCGCGGTTGGCAGCAGGTTTTTCCCGAAGCCGAGTGTTTGCTGCGGCCCATGGCCGATGGCGGCGAGGGTACGGTCGATGCCGTACTGGCTGCTGTCGGGGGTGAGCGCCGTGAATGCGAGGTGCGTGGCCCCATGGGGGCGCCGGTCAAGGCGCACTGGGGCTGGCTGGGGCAGGGCACGGCGGTGATCGAAATGGCCGCAGCCAGCGGTCTGCATTGGGTGCCGTGTGAGCAGCGTGATGCGCGCCTGGCCAGTAGTTTCGGCACCGGTGAGTTGATCCGTGAGGCGCTTGACGCGGGTGCCAGGCGCATCATCCTCGGGCTGGGCGGCAGTGCCACCAATGATGCGGGTATGGGGCTGTTGCAGGCGCTGGGGATGCGTTTTCTCGACGCTCGGGGGCATGAGCTGGCGCCGGGCGGTGCGGCGCTTACGAACCTCGACAGGCTCGATTTGAGTAGCCTGGATGCGCGCCTGAGCGATGTGCAGGTGGAGGTCGCCGCCGATGTCGACAATCCCCTGTGCGGCCCGCATGGTGCTTCTGCAGTGTTCGGGCCGCAGAAGGGCGCGACGCCTGAGCATGTCGTGCAACTGGATGCAGCGCTTGGCCGTTTCGCTGCTGTCGTGGCGAGCGCGCTGGGTGAGGATCACGCCGAGTTTCCCGGTGTCGGTGCGGCGGGTGGACTTGGTTTTGCCGCGCGCGTGTTTCTCAAGGCGAGCTTCCGCCCGGGTATCGAGCTGGTGGCCGAGTTGTCCGGACTCGCTGCGGCGATGGCGAACGCCGATCTGGTGATCACCGGGGAAGGGCGCATGGATGCCCAGACCCTGCATGGCAAAACGCCCGTTGGCGTGGCGCGCGTGGCGCGGGCGGCCGGGGTGCCGGTCATCGCCTTGTCCGGTAGCCTGGGCGACAACTATCAGGCGCTGTACGAGGCAGGTATCGAGGCCGCGTTCAGCCTGGCGCCTGGCCCGTTGTCCTTGGAGCAGGCGATGGCTGGTGCGGCGGCTGAGTTGCAGGCGCGTACCACGGATATCGCCCGGCTCTGGCGCTTGGCGCGTGCCTGA
- a CDS encoding K+/H+ antiporter subunit F, whose product MLENVVFLCMGILTLAMLLNVARLVMGPSVVDRVLALDTLYINALALIVLFGIWLASDLFFEAALLIAVMGFVGTVAVGKHLLHGDIID is encoded by the coding sequence ATGCTCGAGAACGTAGTCTTTCTGTGCATGGGCATCCTTACGCTGGCCATGCTGCTCAACGTTGCGCGTCTGGTCATGGGGCCGAGCGTGGTCGACCGTGTCCTGGCGCTGGATACGCTTTACATCAACGCACTGGCGCTGATCGTGCTGTTCGGCATCTGGCTGGCCTCGGATCTGTTCTTCGAAGCTGCCCTGCTGATCGCGGTGATGGGCTTCGTCGGTACGGTCGCAGTGGGTAAACACCTGCTGCACGGCGACATCATCGATTAA
- a CDS encoding Na+/H+ antiporter subunit E has translation MRRFFPHPRMMLVLTVLWLLLVNTFNLGHVLLGLFLGWAIVHLCGDFLLNVPRVRKPLGLLLFIGKVFYDIVVANMQVVRLVLGPKSRLHPAFVELPVEIEDEFVLAALACIISLTPGTVSAGLSSDHKTLLLHGLDVPDHDALIAEIKSRYEAPLLEIFECSRT, from the coding sequence ATGAGGCGTTTCTTCCCCCATCCGCGGATGATGCTGGTGCTGACGGTGCTTTGGCTGCTGCTGGTCAACACCTTCAACCTGGGGCATGTCCTGCTCGGTCTGTTTCTCGGCTGGGCCATCGTGCACCTGTGCGGCGACTTTCTGCTGAACGTGCCCAGGGTACGCAAGCCGCTGGGGCTGTTGTTGTTCATTGGCAAGGTGTTCTACGACATCGTCGTGGCCAACATGCAGGTGGTCAGGCTGGTGCTGGGGCCGAAATCGCGGCTCCACCCGGCATTCGTCGAGTTGCCGGTGGAGATCGAGGATGAGTTCGTCCTGGCTGCGCTGGCCTGCATCATTTCGCTGACGCCAGGCACGGTGTCTGCCGGGCTCAGCTCTGATCACAAGACGCTGTTGTTGCACGGCCTGGACGTGCCTGACCACGATGCGCTGATTGCCGAGATCAAGAGCCGTTACGAAGCACCGCTGCTGGAGATTTTCGAATGCTCGAGAACGTAG
- a CDS encoding Na+/H+ antiporter subunit C — MEAVFAITLGVLTASGVYLLLRARIFPVVMGLTLISYAVNLFIFSMGRLGTGVPAVIGKSAEHADPLPQALVLTAIVIGFAMTAFVVVLALRGLGELKTDHVDGEEPRA; from the coding sequence ATGGAGGCAGTATTCGCAATCACCCTCGGGGTACTGACGGCCAGTGGCGTCTACCTGCTGCTGCGCGCGCGCATCTTCCCGGTGGTGATGGGGCTGACCCTGATCTCCTATGCGGTCAACCTCTTCATCTTTTCCATGGGACGCCTGGGTACTGGCGTACCGGCGGTAATCGGCAAGAGTGCCGAGCACGCTGACCCGCTGCCGCAGGCACTGGTGCTCACCGCCATCGTCATTGGCTTCGCCATGACCGCGTTTGTCGTGGTGTTGGCCTTGCGCGGGCTGGGTGAGCTGAAAACCGATCACGTCGATGGTGAGGAGCCGCGCGCATGA
- a CDS encoding COG3650 family protein: protein MSITRSLLTSVALLPLLAACQVYTGKPEGPPPATRLQGQVQVENGQLVFMPCQEQRRFVLSDGDTSGIEREVTQLGNDGHSSLFADLAGRLGGSQGKGHDGRFEVSQIYRLQGEGHGCDDLNFKRLSLRASGNEPFWQLEVGSKGLVLNRPDQEPLALPYLEEQLPDGRLNFSSEANGQRLELWLAPQRCVDGMSGAVNHLSAELRLDGQVLRGCAHFGAMRN from the coding sequence ATGTCCATCACCCGCTCCCTGCTGACCAGCGTCGCCCTGCTCCCACTTCTGGCTGCCTGCCAGGTCTACACTGGCAAGCCGGAAGGCCCGCCCCCGGCCACCCGCCTGCAAGGCCAGGTACAGGTCGAGAATGGTCAATTGGTGTTCATGCCCTGCCAGGAGCAGCGCCGCTTCGTGCTGAGCGATGGCGACACCAGCGGCATCGAGCGTGAAGTCACACAACTCGGCAACGATGGCCACAGCAGCCTGTTCGCCGACCTGGCCGGACGCCTGGGCGGCAGCCAGGGCAAAGGCCATGATGGCCGCTTCGAGGTCAGCCAGATTTACCGCCTGCAGGGTGAGGGACATGGTTGTGACGATCTCAACTTCAAGCGCCTGAGCCTGCGCGCCAGCGGTAATGAGCCGTTCTGGCAACTGGAAGTCGGCAGCAAGGGGCTGGTGCTCAACCGCCCCGATCAGGAGCCACTGGCCCTGCCCTACCTGGAGGAACAGCTGCCGGACGGCCGCCTCAACTTCAGCAGCGAAGCCAACGGCCAGCGCCTCGAGCTGTGGCTGGCACCGCAGCGCTGCGTTGACGGCATGAGCGGCGCGGTCAACCACCTCAGCGCCGAGCTGCGCCTCGACGGCCAGGTGCTGCGCGGTTGCGCGCATTTCGGTGCCATGCGCAACTGA